The following are encoded in a window of Bordetella genomosp. 10 genomic DNA:
- a CDS encoding RidA family protein, producing MIERIQTPRAPLPAGHYSQAIKANGFVFVAGQLPFAPGPERRMPEGIEAQARQCLENLAAILEAAGSSVDRLTSVQLFIPDVALWGKVNAVYEAFMGEARPARTVVPTRDLHYGALIELNAVAVAD from the coding sequence ATGATCGAACGTATCCAGACGCCTCGCGCGCCCTTGCCGGCGGGGCACTATAGCCAGGCCATCAAGGCCAATGGTTTCGTTTTCGTGGCCGGGCAACTGCCTTTCGCGCCCGGTCCAGAGCGCCGCATGCCGGAGGGCATCGAAGCCCAGGCCCGGCAATGCCTGGAAAACCTGGCCGCCATCCTCGAGGCGGCCGGTTCTTCCGTCGATCGCCTGACCAGCGTGCAGTTGTTCATCCCCGACGTGGCGCTCTGGGGCAAGGTGAACGCGGTCTACGAAGCCTTCATGGGCGAGGCGCGGCCGGCGCGCACGGTCGTTCCCACGCGCGATCTGCACTACGGCGCCCTGATTGAACTGAATGCCGTCGCCGTCGCCGACTGA
- a CDS encoding CobW family GTP-binding protein, with product MPSPSPTEVRGQARGDAPADKRIGVTVLTGFLGSGKTTLLNRLVRAPRYAGAAVVINEFGSVGMDHHLVRASADTVRVVEGGCLCCLVGGALADTLRDLFMQALRRTIEPFRHVVIETSGLASPAPILFTLRHEHFLAERYAYAGTVAVADARQLAAAAPLPPEMTQQLALADQVVIGKADLASAGEVARARARVAMVNPSALVHVPAPAGELPSALLAEGGYRRGTSAPGEAPAGGSGWLSRYAPVAGSGPAPDGGSYGLVDGGPAHDVAVWTHVYARAPARPSFLLGMSSLQASLGESLLRVKGLVSFADGTGPWAVHGVHRELYPLADLGGWPDEDHRSRLVFIARGMTVEALAARVRAALD from the coding sequence ATGCCGTCGCCGTCGCCGACTGAGGTCCGCGGGCAAGCTCGCGGCGACGCGCCGGCCGACAAGCGGATCGGCGTGACGGTGCTGACCGGCTTCCTCGGCAGCGGCAAGACGACCTTGCTCAATCGCCTGGTGCGCGCGCCGCGTTATGCGGGCGCGGCCGTGGTCATCAACGAGTTCGGCAGCGTCGGCATGGATCACCATCTGGTGCGGGCGAGCGCCGACACGGTGCGAGTGGTCGAGGGCGGATGCCTCTGCTGCCTGGTGGGCGGGGCCTTGGCCGATACCTTGCGGGACCTGTTCATGCAGGCGCTGCGGCGGACCATCGAGCCATTTCGCCACGTGGTCATCGAAACCAGCGGCCTGGCCAGTCCGGCGCCCATATTGTTCACGTTGCGGCACGAGCATTTCCTCGCGGAACGCTATGCCTATGCGGGCACCGTGGCGGTGGCCGACGCGCGCCAGTTGGCGGCCGCCGCGCCTTTGCCGCCGGAAATGACGCAGCAACTGGCGCTGGCCGACCAGGTGGTGATCGGCAAGGCCGACCTGGCTTCGGCGGGGGAAGTGGCGCGAGCGCGCGCGCGGGTCGCCATGGTGAATCCCTCGGCCCTGGTGCACGTGCCGGCGCCGGCGGGGGAGCTGCCTTCCGCCTTGCTGGCGGAAGGGGGGTATCGAAGAGGGACGTCCGCGCCCGGCGAGGCGCCGGCGGGCGGGTCCGGATGGCTGAGCCGCTACGCGCCGGTCGCGGGGAGCGGGCCGGCGCCGGACGGCGGATCCTATGGTCTCGTGGACGGCGGCCCGGCGCACGACGTGGCGGTCTGGACCCATGTGTACGCGCGGGCGCCTGCGCGGCCGTCGTTCCTGCTCGGCATGTCTTCCTTGCAGGCGTCCCTGGGCGAATCCTTGCTACGGGTCAAGGGGCTGGTTTCCTTCGCCGACGGCACGGGGCCCTGGGCGGTGCACGGCGTGCACCGCGAACTGTATCCCCTGGCGGACCTGGGGGGCTGGCCGGATGAGGACCATCGTTCCCGGCTGGTCTTCATCGCGCGCGGGATGACCGTCGAGGCGCTGGCCGCGAGGGTGCGGGCGGCGCTGGACTGA
- the rluB gene encoding 23S rRNA pseudouridine(2605) synthase RluB: MAHGQSGDLFAPAAQQPAPAFEPVAGYGEPAYGEPAAAGQPQNGEGEGGARTRGRKLRTPFRRRRGDAVDNAGGHGAASGGDAGEGHAAAGADPRANDRGNEREAEQALSYLEKSARMEQRLGKYLNSEVVMPKLHKVLADAGIGSRREMEELIVAGRVSVNGEPAHIGQRVAANDQVRVNGRVIARMNTRKPPRVILYHKPAGEIVSHDDPGGRASVFARLPKLRTGKWLSVGRLDLNTEGLLIFTTSGEMANRIMHPRYGTEREYAVRVLGTMDDAQRASLVEGIELEDGKAAFGSLDFIGGDGSNRWYRVTLQEGRNREVRRMFEAIGVTVSRLIRTRFGDIVLPTTLRRGRWEELDPNLCTALMVQLGLLRDDDDGDGRRRSKQPDSHDSALPPGFGTLENNGMNGARIGRRGKLQGGKPGRSGQTASSPSDPFGTGLMITGGYANGHPLGLDGGRGKGSGGGNGNGNGNGGGNGKGGRRGGKRGPGQGGQGAMQGQGQGQGQGQGQGRGGKSGQKSRGQQHGGKNPNARKGEGPRQLAQPGAEGQPKGPRAARPPKGNRSGKPAAPQGKARGNRGGGGGGGGSRGDDWQPRGASAHESRIGIAELRGRGSR, encoded by the coding sequence ATGGCGCACGGCCAAAGCGGCGATCTGTTCGCGCCGGCCGCCCAACAACCCGCCCCCGCGTTCGAACCGGTGGCGGGATACGGTGAACCGGCATATGGCGAACCGGCCGCCGCGGGCCAGCCGCAAAACGGCGAAGGCGAGGGCGGCGCCCGCACGCGCGGCCGCAAGCTGCGCACGCCTTTCCGCCGCCGTCGCGGCGACGCGGTCGACAACGCCGGCGGCCATGGCGCCGCGAGCGGCGGCGACGCCGGCGAAGGCCACGCGGCCGCCGGCGCGGACCCGCGCGCCAACGACCGCGGCAACGAGCGCGAGGCCGAGCAGGCCCTGTCCTATCTGGAGAAGAGCGCGCGCATGGAGCAGCGGCTGGGCAAGTACCTGAACAGCGAGGTCGTGATGCCCAAGCTGCACAAGGTCCTGGCCGATGCCGGCATCGGTTCGCGCCGCGAAATGGAAGAGCTGATCGTCGCGGGCCGCGTGTCGGTCAACGGCGAGCCGGCGCACATCGGCCAGCGCGTGGCCGCCAACGACCAGGTGCGGGTCAACGGCCGCGTCATCGCGCGCATGAATACGCGCAAGCCGCCGCGCGTGATCCTGTATCACAAGCCGGCCGGCGAAATCGTCAGCCATGACGATCCCGGCGGCCGCGCCAGCGTGTTTGCCCGCCTGCCCAAGCTGCGCACCGGCAAGTGGCTGTCGGTCGGCCGGCTGGACCTGAATACGGAAGGCCTGCTGATTTTCACCACCTCGGGTGAAATGGCCAACCGCATCATGCATCCGCGCTATGGCACCGAACGCGAGTACGCCGTGCGCGTGCTGGGCACGATGGACGACGCGCAGCGCGCCTCGCTGGTCGAGGGCATCGAGCTGGAAGACGGCAAGGCCGCCTTCGGTTCCCTGGACTTCATCGGCGGCGACGGCAGCAATCGCTGGTATCGCGTGACGCTGCAGGAAGGCCGCAATCGCGAAGTCCGCCGCATGTTCGAAGCCATCGGCGTGACGGTCAGCCGCCTGATCCGCACGCGCTTCGGCGACATCGTGCTGCCGACGACCTTGCGGCGCGGCCGCTGGGAAGAGCTGGATCCGAATTTGTGTACGGCGCTGATGGTGCAACTGGGCCTGCTGCGCGACGATGACGACGGCGATGGCCGGCGCCGTTCCAAGCAGCCCGATTCGCACGACAGCGCGCTGCCTCCCGGTTTCGGCACGCTCGAGAACAACGGCATGAACGGCGCGCGCATCGGCCGGCGCGGCAAGCTGCAGGGCGGCAAGCCCGGCCGCAGCGGCCAGACGGCTTCCTCGCCGTCGGACCCCTTCGGCACCGGCCTGATGATCACCGGCGGCTATGCCAACGGCCATCCGCTGGGGCTCGATGGCGGCCGCGGCAAGGGTAGCGGCGGCGGTAATGGCAACGGCAATGGCAATGGCGGCGGCAACGGCAAGGGTGGCCGCCGCGGCGGAAAACGCGGTCCCGGCCAAGGCGGCCAGGGCGCGATGCAAGGCCAGGGCCAAGGCCAAGGTCAAGGGCAGGGCCAGGGACGCGGCGGCAAGTCCGGCCAGAAGTCCCGCGGCCAGCAGCATGGCGGCAAGAATCCCAACGCGCGTAAGGGCGAAGGCCCGCGCCAGCTTGCCCAGCCGGGCGCCGAAGGGCAGCCCAAGGGACCGCGCGCGGCGCGTCCGCCCAAGGGCAATCGCAGCGGCAAGCCCGCGGCTCCGCAGGGCAAGGCGCGCGGTAATCGCGGCGGCGGTGGTGGCGGCGGCGGTTCGCGCGGCGACGATTGGCAGCCGCGCGGCGCCTCGGCGCACGAGTCGCGCATCGGCATCGCCGAGCTGCGCGGCCGCGGCAGCCGCTGA
- the rimP gene encoding ribosome maturation factor RimP: MADLFAMTQEALAGMDVELVDVERAALGLLRVTIDRPGGVRIEDCEQVSRQLSRVFEVENIDYKRLEVGSPGVDRPLRSESDLRRFAGERVEVKLRQAVEGRKVFTGILVADEAAQDQEKATFGVEFEAKKDDIQVVRFTFDDVERAKLDPVLDFKGKKR, translated from the coding sequence ATGGCTGATTTATTCGCAATGACCCAAGAGGCGCTGGCCGGCATGGACGTCGAACTCGTCGACGTGGAACGTGCCGCCCTGGGCCTGCTGCGCGTGACCATCGATCGTCCCGGCGGTGTGCGCATCGAGGATTGCGAGCAGGTGTCGCGTCAGCTTTCGCGCGTGTTCGAGGTCGAGAATATCGATTACAAGAGACTGGAAGTCGGCTCGCCTGGCGTCGACCGCCCCTTGCGCAGCGAGTCCGACCTGCGTCGCTTCGCCGGCGAACGCGTGGAGGTCAAGCTGCGCCAGGCGGTCGAAGGCCGCAAGGTCTTTACCGGCATCCTGGTCGCCGACGAGGCGGCGCAGGACCAGGAAAAGGCCACTTTCGGTGTGGAATTTGAGGCAAAGAAGGACGATATACAGGTGGTGCGTTTCACGTTCGACGATGTCGAACGCGCCAAGCTGGACCCCGTTCTGGATTTCAAGGGCAAAAAGCGATGA
- the nusA gene encoding transcription termination factor NusA, protein MSREILLLVDALAREKNVTREVVFGALESALASAMKKRFKDDADIRVSIDRETGSHEGFRRWLVVPDEAGLQEPDKQEMLSDAREIVPNIEVGEYIEEPLEPIEFGRIGAQAAKQAILQKIRDAEREQVLNDFLDRGETIVSGTVKRMDKGDAIIETGKIEARLPRSEMIPKENIRVADRVRAYVLKVDHAARGQQVILSRTSPEFIRQLFENEVPEIEQGLLEIKAAARDAGVRAKIAVVAYDKRIDPIGTCVGMRGSRVTAVRNELGGEQVDIVLWSEEPAQFVIGALAPANVESILVDEDKHAMDVVVDEENLPKAIGAKGQNVRLASELTGWQINIMTPEESQNRQESERSTLRATFMSKLDVDEEVADILIDEGFAGLEEIAYVPMQELLEIEAFDEDTINELRTRARNALLTEAIAQEEALETAQDLLALEGMTPELAAKLAERKVHTRDDLAELATDELSEISGLDEQAASDLIMRARAHWFDEKEGG, encoded by the coding sequence ATGAGTCGCGAAATTCTTCTGTTGGTCGACGCCTTGGCGCGCGAAAAGAACGTTACGCGCGAGGTTGTGTTCGGAGCGCTCGAAAGTGCGCTGGCTTCGGCCATGAAAAAGCGGTTCAAGGACGATGCGGACATTCGTGTTTCCATCGATCGTGAAACCGGCAGTCACGAAGGTTTTCGCCGTTGGCTGGTAGTGCCCGACGAGGCCGGTCTGCAGGAACCCGACAAGCAGGAAATGCTCTCGGACGCCCGCGAAATCGTGCCCAATATCGAAGTCGGCGAGTACATCGAGGAACCGCTCGAGCCCATCGAGTTCGGCCGTATCGGCGCGCAGGCGGCCAAGCAGGCCATCCTGCAGAAGATCCGCGACGCCGAGCGCGAGCAGGTGCTCAACGACTTCCTGGACCGCGGCGAGACCATCGTGTCCGGCACGGTCAAGCGCATGGACAAGGGCGACGCCATCATCGAGACCGGCAAGATCGAAGCCCGCCTGCCGCGCTCGGAGATGATCCCCAAGGAAAACATCCGCGTGGCCGACCGCGTGCGCGCCTACGTGCTGAAGGTGGACCACGCCGCGCGTGGCCAACAGGTCATCCTGTCGCGCACGTCGCCGGAATTCATCCGCCAGCTCTTCGAAAACGAAGTGCCCGAGATCGAGCAGGGCCTGCTGGAGATCAAGGCGGCGGCGCGCGACGCCGGCGTGCGCGCGAAGATCGCGGTGGTCGCCTACGACAAGCGCATCGATCCCATCGGCACCTGCGTGGGCATGCGCGGTTCGCGCGTGACCGCCGTGCGCAACGAGCTCGGCGGCGAGCAGGTCGATATCGTGCTGTGGTCAGAAGAGCCCGCGCAGTTCGTCATCGGCGCGCTGGCGCCGGCGAACGTGGAATCGATCCTGGTCGACGAGGACAAGCACGCCATGGACGTGGTGGTCGACGAGGAAAACCTGCCCAAGGCCATCGGCGCCAAGGGCCAGAACGTGCGCCTGGCGTCCGAGCTGACCGGCTGGCAGATCAATATCATGACGCCGGAAGAAAGCCAGAATCGCCAGGAGTCCGAGCGTTCCACCCTGCGCGCCACGTTCATGAGCAAGCTGGACGTGGACGAGGAAGTGGCCGACATCCTGATCGATGAAGGTTTCGCGGGCCTGGAGGAAATCGCCTACGTGCCCATGCAGGAACTGCTGGAGATCGAGGCCTTCGACGAAGACACGATCAACGAGTTGCGCACCCGCGCGCGCAACGCCCTGCTGACCGAAGCGATTGCCCAGGAAGAAGCCCTGGAAACGGCGCAGGATTTGCTGGCGCTGGAAGGCATGACGCCGGAGCTCGCCGCCAAGCTGGCCGAACGCAAGGTCCACACGCGTGACGACCTGGCGGAGCTGGCTACCGATGAGCTGTCGGAAATCTCCGGCCTGGACGAGCAGGCCGCCAGCGATCTGATCATGCGCGCCCGCGCGCATTGGTTCGACGAGAAGGAAGGGGGGTAG